The following are encoded in a window of Chionomys nivalis chromosome X, mChiNiv1.1, whole genome shotgun sequence genomic DNA:
- the Las1l gene encoding ribosomal biogenesis protein LAS1L isoform X7, with protein MDCVWRSWDGNDFKEKQPQPPPCPESIVVSWLSRAEWDQVTVYLFCDDQKLQQYALNRITVWRSRLGNDLPLAVASTADLVRCKLMDVAGGLGTDELRLLYGMALVRFVNLISERKTKCSNLPLKYLAQEVNIPDWIVELRHKLTHKKMPHINDCRRGCYFVLNWLQKTYWSRQLEDTLKETWELEDDQIEPEEHQEAEGETIVDVVVEAEVEAEPEPQEDDKDEELPVEDNVNDKDKKEADSPPEPSPRYKELYEKARELLVSYEEEQFKVLEKYRHLPQAVKVWNNLSPCVQCILEELKSITWENRDAVLDAFLDEGFLIPTFEQLAALQIEYEDGQTEVQKGEVTEPNSHKNINLSDVLVPKPFSQFWQPLLRGLHSQTFTQALLERMFFELSTLGSTGIRSTYILRWTVELIVANTKIGRNARKFSASQWEARKSWRLFNCSASLDWPQVVESCLGSPCWASPQLLQLLGCSCSHKESHIVFHAEETQHTPTISLALRMESSARPKGETVLPF; from the exons atgGACTGCGTGTGGCGTTCGTGGGACGGGAACGACTTCAAAGAGAAACAGCCTCAGCCGCCGCCGTGTCCCGAGAGTATCGTGGTCTCCTGGCTGAGCCGGGCTGAATGGGATCAAGTGACGGTTTATCTGTTCTGCGATGATCAGAAATTGCAGCAGTACGCGCTGAACCGTATTACGGTGTGGCGGAGCAG GTTAGGCAACGACCTGCCCCTGGCAGTGGCTTCTACTGCTGACCTGGTACGCTGTAAGCTCATGGATGTAGCTGGTGGCTTGGGCACCGATGAACTTAGACTGCTCTATGGCATGGCGTTGGTCAG GTTTGTGAATCTTATCTCAGAGAGGAAGACCAAATGTTCTAACCTCCCCCTCAAGTACCTGGCTCAGGAG GTGAACATTCCAGACTGGATTGTTGAACTTCGCCACAAGTTGACCcacaagaaaatgccccatataAATGACTGCCGCAGAG GTTGCTACTTTGTCCTGAATTGGCTCCAGAAGACGTACTGGAGCCGTCAACTGGAGGATACCCTGAAAGAGACCTGGGAGTTGGAAGACGACCAGATAGAGCCAGAAGAACACCAAGAAGCGGAAGGTGAAACTATTGTTGATGTTGTAGTAGAAGCAGAAGTAGAAGCAGAACCAGAGCCTCAGGAGGATGACAAAGATGAAGAGCTGCCTGTTGAGGACAATGTGAACGATAAAGACAAGAAAGAGGCAGATTCTCCTCCAGAACCCAGTCCAAGATATAAAGAGCTGTATG AAAAAGCACGGGAATTGCTGGTATCATATGAAGAGGAGCAGTTTAAG GTGCTGGAGAAATACAGGCATTTACCTCAGGCTGTTAAGGTGTGGAACAACCTTTCTCCGTGTGTACAGTGTATCCTGGAAGAACTCAAAAGCATTACATGGGAGAACAG GGATGCTGTGCTGGATGCTTTTCTGGACGAAGGCTTTCTTATCCCCACTTTTGAGCAATTGGCAGCTTTGCAGATAGAGTATGAAG ATGGTCAGACTGAGGTCCAGAAAGGGGAAGTTACTGAACCAAATTCACACA AAAACATCAACTTGAGTGACGTCTTGGTGCCAAAGCCATTCTCTCAGTTCTGGCAGCCACTGCTCAGGGGCCTGCACTCCCAGACCTTCACACAGGccctgctggagaggatgttctTTGAGTTGTCTACCTTGGGGAGCACTGGGATCCGGTCTACCTACATCCTTAGATGGACTGTTGAACTGATCGTGGCCAACACCAAGATTG GACGGAATGCCCGGAAGTTTTCTGCAAGCCAGTGGGAAGCAAGAAAGAGCTGGAGGCTGTTCAACTGTTCTGCCTCCCTTGATTGGCCCCAGGTGGTCGAGTCCTGCTTGGGCTCACCTTGCTGGGCCAGTCCCCAACTCCTTCAGCT GCTGGGCTGTAGCTGCTCCCATAAGGAATCACACATTGTGTTCCATGCAGAAGAAACCCAGCACACTCCCACCATATCCTTGGCCCTCAGGATGGAATCCTCAGCTAGGCCCAAAGGAGAGACTGTTCTCCCATTCTGA